TCAGGCTGCTCGGGACGTCTtcgattctggaccaaggcgacgcACGACTTGCCAttgagactgtctcagactttGTTCTTATACCGCGaaaacagtgtccacagacgctgacttacatgcccttctcggagcatCAGAGTGTATCAAGTACCACATGATTGCTCTGCAAAAGATCAAGATTAGAAGAAGCGATATACGACAGACggatgacggtacactcgtcattcgtggaaaAACGTTTCCTTCGCAAAATGCAAGTGGCGTTGGTTTTGTCGTGCACTTATCTGTaatccatcttgtcgattcttaCGAGATCCTGTTACCCCGTCTAGCCATTCTTGCCTTCACCCtttgcgccaaaaatccatcaaaatcatcaactgctactcgcCAACATCAACAGCTGATGATACCGGATTTGATGCGTTCTCCAAGAAGCT
This is a stretch of genomic DNA from Necator americanus strain Aroian chromosome II, whole genome shotgun sequence. It encodes these proteins:
- a CDS encoding hypothetical protein (NECATOR_CHRII.G8814.T1), with the translated sequence MIALQKIKIRRSDIRQTDDGTLVIRGKTFPSQNASGVGFVVHLSVIHLVDSYEILLPRLAILAFTLCAKNPSKSSTATRQHQQLMIPDLMRSPRSWMVMRSDLQQKVLLQHPCRDLQRKSRKGNRRRIQDL